A stretch of Mesoplodon densirostris isolate mMesDen1 chromosome 7, mMesDen1 primary haplotype, whole genome shotgun sequence DNA encodes these proteins:
- the MADD gene encoding MAP kinase-activating death domain protein isoform X26, translating to MVQKKKSCPRLLDYLVIVGARHPSSDSVAQTPELLRRYPLEDHAEFPLPPDVVFFCQPEGCLSVRQRRMSLREDTSFVFTLTDKDTGVTRYGICVNFYRSFQKRMPKEKGEAGAGSRGKEGPHATCISEEVGTESSESGPSLQPPRADSTPDVNQSPRGKRRAKAESRSRNSTLTSLCVLSHYPFFSTFRECLYTLKRLVDCCSERLLGKKLGIPRGIQRDTMWRIFTGSLLVEEKSSALLHDLREIEAWIYRLLHSPVPVSGQKRVDIEVLPQELQQALTFALPDPSRFTLVDFPLHLPLELLGVDACLQVLTCILLEHKVVLQSRDYNALSMSVMAFVAMIYPLEYMFPVIPLLPTCMASAEQLLLAPTPYIIGVPASFFLYKLDFKMPDDVWLVDLDSSRVIAPTNAEVLPILPEPESLELKKHLKQALASMSLNTQPILNLEKFHEGQEIPLLLGRPSNDLQSTPSTEFNPLIYGNDVDSVDVATRVAMVRFFNSPNVLQGFQMHTRTLRLFPRPVVAFQAGSFLASRPRQTPFAEKLARTQAVEYFGEWILNPTNYAFQRIHNNTFDPALIGDKPKWYTHQLQPVHYRVYDSSSHLAEALSVPPEHDSDSDPTDDSGSDSMDYDDSSSSYSSLGDFVSEMMKCDINGDTPNVDPLTYAALGDASEVAIDELQSQKEAGEPGPDGENSQENLPLRSSSSTTASSSPSTVIHGASSEPADSMEMDDKAAVGVSKSLPSVPPGIGKANVDRRQTETGEGSVRWRTYDNPYFEPQYGFPPEEDDDEQGESYTPRFSQHVSGNRAQKLLRPNSLKLASDSDAESDSRASSPTSTVSNNSTEGFGGIMSFASSLYRNHSTSFSLSNLTLPTKGAREKTTPFPSLKVFGLNTLMEIVTEAGPGSGEGNRRALVDQKSSVIKHSPTVKREPPSPQGRSSNSSENQQFLKEVVHSVLDGQGVGWLNTKKVRRLLESEQLRVFVLSKLNRTVQSEDEARQDIIPDVEISRKVYKGMLDLLKCTVLSLEQSYTHAGLGGMASIFALLEIAQTHYYSKEPDKRKRSPTESVYTPIGKDPGLAGRGDPKAMAQLRVPQLGPRAASASGRSPKELDTRSLKEENFVASIGPEVTKPTFDLGETEEKKSQVSADSGVSLTSGPQRTDPDSVIGVSPAVMIRSSSQDSEVSTVVSNSSGETLGADSDLSSNAGDGPGGEGSTHLAGSRGALSDSEIETNSATSALFGKAHSLKPSVKEKLVGSPVRFSEDVSQRVYLYEGLLGRDKGSMWDQLEDAAMETFSISKERSTLWDQMQFWEDAFLDAVMLEREGMGMDQGPQEMIDRYLSLGEHDRKRLEDDEDRLLATLLHNLISYMLLMKVNKNDIRKKVRRLMGKSHIGLVYSQQINEVLDQLANLNGRDLSIRSSGSRHMKKQTFVVHAGTDTNGDIFFMEVCDDCVVLRSNIGTVYERWWYEKLINMTYCPKTKVLCLWRRNGSETQLNKFYTKKCRELYYCVKDSMERAAARQQSIKPGPELGGEFPVQDMKTGEGGLLQVTLEGINLKFMHNQFLKLKKW from the exons ATGGTGCAAAAGAAGAAGTCCTGTCCTCGGTTACTTGACTACCTAGTGATCGTAGGGGCCAG GCACCCGAGCAGTGATAGCGTggcccagactccagaactgctACGGCGATACCCGTTAGAGGATCACGCCGAGTTTCCCCTGCCCCCGGATGTCGTGTTCTTCTGCCAGCCGGAGGGCTGCCTGAGTGTGCGACAACGGCGCATGAGCCTGCGCGAGGACACCTCTTTTGTCTTCACTCTCACCGACAAGGACACCGGAGTCACGCGTTATGGCATCTGTGTTAACTTCTACCGCTCCTTCCAAAAGCGCATGCCTAAGGAAAAGGGGGAGGCCGGGGCAGGGTCCCGTGGGAAGGAAGGACCCCATGCCACCTGCATCTCAGAAGAGGTTGGCACCGAGAGCTCGGAGAGTGGCCCGTCCCTGCAGCCTCCCCGTGCCGACTCTACCCCGGATGTGAACCAGTCTCCTCGGGGCAAACGCCGGGCCAAGGCGGAGAGCCGTTCCCGCAACAGCACTCTGACGTCCCTGTGTGTGCTCAGCCATTACCCCTTCTTCTCCACCTTCCGAGAGTGTCTGTACACCCTCAAACGTCTGGTGGACTGCTGTAGTGAGCGACTGCTGGGCAAGAAACTGGGCATCCCTCGAGGCATACAAAG GGACACCATGTGGCGCATCTTTACTGGATCGCTGTTAGTGGAGGAGAAGTCCAGTGCCCTTCTGCACGACCTTCGAGAGATTGAGGCCTGGATCTATCGATTGCTGCACTCCCCAGTACCCGTCTCAGGGCAGAAGCGAGTGGACATTGAGGTCCTGCCCCAGGAGCTCCAGCAAGCTCTGACCTTTGCTCTTCCAGACCCCTCTCGATTCACCCTAGTGGATTTCCCACTGCACCTTCCCTTGGAACTTCTGGGTGTGGATGCCTGTCTTCAGGTGCTAACCTGCATCCTGTTAGAGCACAAG GTGGTGCTGCAGTCCCGAGACTACAATGCACTCTCCATGTCTGTGATGGCATTTGTGGCAATGATTTATCCCTTGGAGTATATGTTTCCTGTTATCCCACTGCTGCCCACCTGCATGGCGTCCGCAGAACAG CTGTTGTTGGCTCCAACACCGTACATCATCGGGGTCCCTGCCAGCTTCTTCCTCTACAAACTGGACTTCAAAATGCCTGATGATGTATGGCTAGTGGATCTGGACAGCAGTAGG GTGATTGCCCCCACCAATGCAGAAGTGCTACCTATCCTTCCAGAACCAGAATCATTAGAGttgaaaaaacatttaaaacag GCCCTCGCCAGCATGAGTCTCAACACCCAGCCCATCCTCAATCTGGAGAAATTCCACGAAGGCCAGGAGATCCCTCTTCTCTTGGGAAGGCCTTCTAATGACCTGCAGTCTACACCGTCCACTGAATTCAACCCACTCATCTATGGCAACGATGTGGATTCTGTGGATGTCGCAACCAG AGTGGCCATGGTCCGTTTCTTCAACTCCCCCAACGTGCTGCAGGGCTTTCAGATGCACACACGTACCCTGCGTCTCTTCCCCCGGCCCGTGGTAGCTTTCCAAGCTGGCTCCTTTCTAGCCTCACGTCCCCGGCAGACTCCTTTTGCTGAGAAACTGGCCAGGACTCAGGCTGTGGAGTACTTTGGAGAATGGATCCTCAACCCCACCAACTATGCCTTTCAGCGGATTCACAACA ACACGTTCGATCCAGCCCTGATAGGCGACAAGCCGAAGTGGTACACCCACCAGCTGCAGCCTGTCCACTATCGAGTGTATGACAGCAGTTCCCATCTGGCCGAGGCGCTGAGCGTGCCGCCGGAGCACGactctgactctgaccctactGATGACAG CGGCAGTGATAGTATGGATTATGATGACTCAAGCTCTTCTTACTCTTCCCTTGGTGACTTTGTCAGTGAGATGATGAAATGTGACATCAATGGTGATACTCCTA ACGTGGATCCTCTGACATACGCGGCACTGGGGGATGCCAGTGAGGTAGCTATTGATGAGCTGCAGAGCCAGAAGGAAGCAGGGGAACCTGGCCCAGACGGCGAGAACTCTCAGGAAAACCTCCCTCTGCGTTCCAGCTCCAGCACCACcgccagcagtagccccagcacCGTTATCCATGGAGCCAGTTCT GAACCTGCCGACTCAATGGAGATGGATGATAAGGCAGCAGTAGGCGTCTCCAAGTCCCTCCCCAGCGTGCCTCCCGGCATTGGCAAAGCGAACGTGGACAGGCGTCAGACAGAAACTGGAGAGGGGTCAGTGCGCTGGCGAACCTATGACAATCCGTACTTCGAGCCCCAGTATGGCTTTCCCCCTGAGGAAGATGATGATGAGCAGGGGGAAAGTTACACTCCCCGATTCAGCCAACATGTCAGTGGCAATCG GGCTCAAAAGCTGCTGCGGCCCAACAGCTTGAAGCTGGCAAGTGACTCAGATGCAGAGTCAGACTCTCGAGCGAGCTCGCCCACCTCCACCGTCTCCAACAACAGCACTGAGGGCTTCGGGGGCATCATGTCTTTTGCCA GCAGCCTGTATCGGAACCACAGTACGAGCTTCAGTCTTTCAAATCTCACACTGCCTACCAAAGGAGCGCGAGAGAAAACCACGCCCTTCCCCAGTCTGAAAG TATTTGGGCTAAATACTCTAATGGAGATTGTTACTGAAGCCGGCCCCGGGAGTGGTGAAG GAAACAGGAGGGCCTTGGTGGACCAGAAGTCATCGGTCATTAAACACAGCCCAACAGTGAAAAGAGAGCCTCCATCACCTCAGGGCCGATCCAGCAATTCTAg TGAGAACCAGCAGTTCCTGAAGGAGGTGGTGCACAGCGTGCTGGACGGCCAGGGGGTTGGCTGGCTCAACACGAAGAAGGTGCGACGGCTGCTGGAGAGCGAGCAGCTGAGAGTCTTTGTCCTGAGCAAGCTGAACCGCACGGTGCAGTCAGAGGACGAGGCCCGGCAGGACATCATCCCAGATGTG GAGATCAGTCGGAAGGTGTACAAGGGCATGTTAGACCTGCTCAAGTGCACGGTCCTCAGTCTGGAGCAGTCCTACACCCACGCAGGTCTGGGTGGCATGGCCAGCATCTTTGCACTTCTGGAGATCGCCCAGACCCACTACTATAGTAAAG AACCAGATAAGCGGAAGAGAAGTCCAACAGAGAGTGTATATACACCAATTGGCAAGGATCCTGGCCTGGCTGGGCGGGGGGACCCAAAGGCCATGGCACAGCTGAGAGTCCCCCAGCTGGGACCTCGGGCAGCAAGTGCCTCGGGAAGGAGTCCCAAGGAACTGGACACCAGAAGTCTAAAGGAGGAGAACTTTGTAGCATCTATCG GGCCTGAAGTAACCAAACCCACCTTTGACCTTGGTGAGACAGAGGAGAAGAAGTCCCAAGTCAGCGCAGACAGTGGTGTGAGCCTGACATCTGGTCCCCAG AGGACTGATCCAGATTCTGTCATTGGTGTGAGTCCAGCCGTTATGATCCGAAGCTCAAGTCAGGACTCTGAAGTTAGCACCGTG gtGAGTAATAGCTCTGGAGAGACCCTTGGAGCAGACAGTGACCTGAGCAGCAATGCAGGTGATGGACCAGGCGGTGAGGGCAGCACCCACTTGGCGGGCTCTAGAGGCGCGTTGTCTGATAGTGAAATTGAAACCAACTCTGCCACCAGTGCTCTCTTT GGTAAAGCCCACAGCTTGAAGCCAAGTGTAAAGGAGAAGCTGGTGGGCAGCCCAGTTCGCTTTTCTGAAGATGTAAGCCAGCGAGTCTATCTCTACGAGGGACTCCTAG GAAGGGACAAAGGATCGATGTGGGACCAGTTAGAGGATGCTGCCATGGAGACCTTTTCTATAA GCAAAGAGCGTTCTACTTTATGGGACCAAATGCAGTTCTGGGAAGATGCGTTCTTAGATGCTGTGATGTTGGAGAGAGAAGGGATGGGTATGGACCAGGGTCCCCAGGAAATGATAGACAG GTACCTGTCCCTAGGAGAACATGACCGGAAGCGCCTAGAGGATGATGAGGATCGTTTGCTGGCCACGCTCCTGCACAACCTCATCTCCTACATGCTGCTGATGAAG GTAAATAAGAATGATATCCGGAAGAAGGTGAGGCGCCTGATGGGAAAGTCGCATATTGGGCTTGTGTACAGCCAGCAAATCAACGAAGTGCTTGACCAGCTGGCAAACCTG AACGGACGAGATCTCTCTATCCGGTCCAGTGGCAGCCGGCACATGAAGAAGCAGACATTTGTGGTACATGCGGGGACAGACACAAATGGAGATATCTTTTTCATGGAG GTGTGTGACGACTGCGTAGTGCTGCGTAGTAACATTGGGACCGTGTACGAGCGCTGGTGGTACGAGAAGCTCATCAACATGACCTACTGTCCCAAGACCAAGGTGCTATGCTTGTGGCGTAGAAACGGCTCTGAGACCCAGCTCAACAAATTCTATACTAAGAAG TGTCGGGAGCTGTACTACTGCGTGAAGGACAGCATGGAGCGTGCCGCCGCCCGACAGCAGAGCATCAAACCCG GGCCAGAGCTGGGCGGCGAGTTCCCTGTGCAGGACATGAAGACTGGCGAGGGTGGCTTGCTGCAGGTCACCCTAGAAGGGATCAACCTCAAGTTCATGCACAACCAG TTCCTGAAATTAAAGAAGTGGTGA
- the MADD gene encoding MAP kinase-activating death domain protein isoform X20, with protein sequence MVQKKKSCPRLLDYLVIVGARHPSSDSVAQTPELLRRYPLEDHAEFPLPPDVVFFCQPEGCLSVRQRRMSLREDTSFVFTLTDKDTGVTRYGICVNFYRSFQKRMPKEKGEAGAGSRGKEGPHATCISEEVGTESSESGPSLQPPRADSTPDVNQSPRGKRRAKAESRSRNSTLTSLCVLSHYPFFSTFRECLYTLKRLVDCCSERLLGKKLGIPRGIQRDTMWRIFTGSLLVEEKSSALLHDLREIEAWIYRLLHSPVPVSGQKRVDIEVLPQELQQALTFALPDPSRFTLVDFPLHLPLELLGVDACLQVLTCILLEHKVVLQSRDYNALSMSVMAFVAMIYPLEYMFPVIPLLPTCMASAEQLLLAPTPYIIGVPASFFLYKLDFKMPDDVWLVDLDSSRVIAPTNAEVLPILPEPESLELKKHLKQALASMSLNTQPILNLEKFHEGQEIPLLLGRPSNDLQSTPSTEFNPLIYGNDVDSVDVATRVAMVRFFNSPNVLQGFQMHTRTLRLFPRPVVAFQAGSFLASRPRQTPFAEKLARTQAVEYFGEWILNPTNYAFQRIHNNTFDPALIGDKPKWYTHQLQPVHYRVYDSSSHLAEALSVPPEHDSDSDPTDDSGSDSMDYDDSSSSYSSLGDFVSEMMKCDINGDTPNVDPLTYAALGDASEVAIDELQSQKEAGEPGPDGENSQENLPLRSSSSTTASSSPSTVIHGASSEPADSMEMDDKAAVGVSKSLPSVPPGIGKANVDRRQTETGEGSVRWRTYDNPYFEPQYGFPPEEDDDEQGESYTPRFSQHVSGNRAQKLLRPNSLKLASDSDAESDSRASSPTSTVSNNSTEGFGGIMSFASSLYRNHSTSFSLSNLTLPTKGAREKTTPFPSLKVFGLNTLMEIVTEAGPGSGEGNRRALVDQKSSVIKHSPTVKREPPSPQGRSSNSSENQQFLKEVVHSVLDGQGVGWLNTKKVRRLLESEQLRVFVLSKLNRTVQSEDEARQDIIPDVEISRKVYKGMLDLLKCTVLSLEQSYTHAGLGGMASIFALLEIAQTHYYSKEPDKRKRSPTESVYTPIGKDPGLAGRGDPKAMAQLRVPQLGPRAASASGRSPKELDTRSLKEENFVASIGPEVTKPTFDLGETEEKKSQVSADSGVSLTSGPQRTDPDSVIGVSPAVMIRSSSQDSEVSTVVGEHHAGILVSNSSGETLGADSDLSSNAGDGPGGEGSTHLAGSRGALSDSEIETNSATSALFGKAHSLKPSVKEKLVGSPVRFSEDVSQRVYLYEGLLGRDKGSMWDQLEDAAMETFSISKERSTLWDQMQFWEDAFLDAVMLEREGMGMDQGPQEMIDRYLSLGEHDRKRLEDDEDRLLATLLHNLISYMLLMKVNKNDIRKKVRRLMGKSHIGLVYSQQINEVLDQLANLNGRDLSIRSSGSRHMKKQTFVVHAGTDTNGDIFFMEVCDDCVVLRSNIGTVYERWWYEKLINMTYCPKTKVLCLWRRNGSETQLNKFYTKKCRELYYCVKDSMERAAARQQSIKPGPELGGEFPVQDMKTGEGGLLQVTLEGINLKFMHNQVWTHMAVTQTSELQRRD encoded by the exons ATGGTGCAAAAGAAGAAGTCCTGTCCTCGGTTACTTGACTACCTAGTGATCGTAGGGGCCAG GCACCCGAGCAGTGATAGCGTggcccagactccagaactgctACGGCGATACCCGTTAGAGGATCACGCCGAGTTTCCCCTGCCCCCGGATGTCGTGTTCTTCTGCCAGCCGGAGGGCTGCCTGAGTGTGCGACAACGGCGCATGAGCCTGCGCGAGGACACCTCTTTTGTCTTCACTCTCACCGACAAGGACACCGGAGTCACGCGTTATGGCATCTGTGTTAACTTCTACCGCTCCTTCCAAAAGCGCATGCCTAAGGAAAAGGGGGAGGCCGGGGCAGGGTCCCGTGGGAAGGAAGGACCCCATGCCACCTGCATCTCAGAAGAGGTTGGCACCGAGAGCTCGGAGAGTGGCCCGTCCCTGCAGCCTCCCCGTGCCGACTCTACCCCGGATGTGAACCAGTCTCCTCGGGGCAAACGCCGGGCCAAGGCGGAGAGCCGTTCCCGCAACAGCACTCTGACGTCCCTGTGTGTGCTCAGCCATTACCCCTTCTTCTCCACCTTCCGAGAGTGTCTGTACACCCTCAAACGTCTGGTGGACTGCTGTAGTGAGCGACTGCTGGGCAAGAAACTGGGCATCCCTCGAGGCATACAAAG GGACACCATGTGGCGCATCTTTACTGGATCGCTGTTAGTGGAGGAGAAGTCCAGTGCCCTTCTGCACGACCTTCGAGAGATTGAGGCCTGGATCTATCGATTGCTGCACTCCCCAGTACCCGTCTCAGGGCAGAAGCGAGTGGACATTGAGGTCCTGCCCCAGGAGCTCCAGCAAGCTCTGACCTTTGCTCTTCCAGACCCCTCTCGATTCACCCTAGTGGATTTCCCACTGCACCTTCCCTTGGAACTTCTGGGTGTGGATGCCTGTCTTCAGGTGCTAACCTGCATCCTGTTAGAGCACAAG GTGGTGCTGCAGTCCCGAGACTACAATGCACTCTCCATGTCTGTGATGGCATTTGTGGCAATGATTTATCCCTTGGAGTATATGTTTCCTGTTATCCCACTGCTGCCCACCTGCATGGCGTCCGCAGAACAG CTGTTGTTGGCTCCAACACCGTACATCATCGGGGTCCCTGCCAGCTTCTTCCTCTACAAACTGGACTTCAAAATGCCTGATGATGTATGGCTAGTGGATCTGGACAGCAGTAGG GTGATTGCCCCCACCAATGCAGAAGTGCTACCTATCCTTCCAGAACCAGAATCATTAGAGttgaaaaaacatttaaaacag GCCCTCGCCAGCATGAGTCTCAACACCCAGCCCATCCTCAATCTGGAGAAATTCCACGAAGGCCAGGAGATCCCTCTTCTCTTGGGAAGGCCTTCTAATGACCTGCAGTCTACACCGTCCACTGAATTCAACCCACTCATCTATGGCAACGATGTGGATTCTGTGGATGTCGCAACCAG AGTGGCCATGGTCCGTTTCTTCAACTCCCCCAACGTGCTGCAGGGCTTTCAGATGCACACACGTACCCTGCGTCTCTTCCCCCGGCCCGTGGTAGCTTTCCAAGCTGGCTCCTTTCTAGCCTCACGTCCCCGGCAGACTCCTTTTGCTGAGAAACTGGCCAGGACTCAGGCTGTGGAGTACTTTGGAGAATGGATCCTCAACCCCACCAACTATGCCTTTCAGCGGATTCACAACA ACACGTTCGATCCAGCCCTGATAGGCGACAAGCCGAAGTGGTACACCCACCAGCTGCAGCCTGTCCACTATCGAGTGTATGACAGCAGTTCCCATCTGGCCGAGGCGCTGAGCGTGCCGCCGGAGCACGactctgactctgaccctactGATGACAG CGGCAGTGATAGTATGGATTATGATGACTCAAGCTCTTCTTACTCTTCCCTTGGTGACTTTGTCAGTGAGATGATGAAATGTGACATCAATGGTGATACTCCTA ACGTGGATCCTCTGACATACGCGGCACTGGGGGATGCCAGTGAGGTAGCTATTGATGAGCTGCAGAGCCAGAAGGAAGCAGGGGAACCTGGCCCAGACGGCGAGAACTCTCAGGAAAACCTCCCTCTGCGTTCCAGCTCCAGCACCACcgccagcagtagccccagcacCGTTATCCATGGAGCCAGTTCT GAACCTGCCGACTCAATGGAGATGGATGATAAGGCAGCAGTAGGCGTCTCCAAGTCCCTCCCCAGCGTGCCTCCCGGCATTGGCAAAGCGAACGTGGACAGGCGTCAGACAGAAACTGGAGAGGGGTCAGTGCGCTGGCGAACCTATGACAATCCGTACTTCGAGCCCCAGTATGGCTTTCCCCCTGAGGAAGATGATGATGAGCAGGGGGAAAGTTACACTCCCCGATTCAGCCAACATGTCAGTGGCAATCG GGCTCAAAAGCTGCTGCGGCCCAACAGCTTGAAGCTGGCAAGTGACTCAGATGCAGAGTCAGACTCTCGAGCGAGCTCGCCCACCTCCACCGTCTCCAACAACAGCACTGAGGGCTTCGGGGGCATCATGTCTTTTGCCA GCAGCCTGTATCGGAACCACAGTACGAGCTTCAGTCTTTCAAATCTCACACTGCCTACCAAAGGAGCGCGAGAGAAAACCACGCCCTTCCCCAGTCTGAAAG TATTTGGGCTAAATACTCTAATGGAGATTGTTACTGAAGCCGGCCCCGGGAGTGGTGAAG GAAACAGGAGGGCCTTGGTGGACCAGAAGTCATCGGTCATTAAACACAGCCCAACAGTGAAAAGAGAGCCTCCATCACCTCAGGGCCGATCCAGCAATTCTAg TGAGAACCAGCAGTTCCTGAAGGAGGTGGTGCACAGCGTGCTGGACGGCCAGGGGGTTGGCTGGCTCAACACGAAGAAGGTGCGACGGCTGCTGGAGAGCGAGCAGCTGAGAGTCTTTGTCCTGAGCAAGCTGAACCGCACGGTGCAGTCAGAGGACGAGGCCCGGCAGGACATCATCCCAGATGTG GAGATCAGTCGGAAGGTGTACAAGGGCATGTTAGACCTGCTCAAGTGCACGGTCCTCAGTCTGGAGCAGTCCTACACCCACGCAGGTCTGGGTGGCATGGCCAGCATCTTTGCACTTCTGGAGATCGCCCAGACCCACTACTATAGTAAAG AACCAGATAAGCGGAAGAGAAGTCCAACAGAGAGTGTATATACACCAATTGGCAAGGATCCTGGCCTGGCTGGGCGGGGGGACCCAAAGGCCATGGCACAGCTGAGAGTCCCCCAGCTGGGACCTCGGGCAGCAAGTGCCTCGGGAAGGAGTCCCAAGGAACTGGACACCAGAAGTCTAAAGGAGGAGAACTTTGTAGCATCTATCG GGCCTGAAGTAACCAAACCCACCTTTGACCTTGGTGAGACAGAGGAGAAGAAGTCCCAAGTCAGCGCAGACAGTGGTGTGAGCCTGACATCTGGTCCCCAG AGGACTGATCCAGATTCTGTCATTGGTGTGAGTCCAGCCGTTATGATCCGAAGCTCAAGTCAGGACTCTGAAGTTAGCACCGTGGTAGGGGAACACCACGCTGGCATCTTG gtGAGTAATAGCTCTGGAGAGACCCTTGGAGCAGACAGTGACCTGAGCAGCAATGCAGGTGATGGACCAGGCGGTGAGGGCAGCACCCACTTGGCGGGCTCTAGAGGCGCGTTGTCTGATAGTGAAATTGAAACCAACTCTGCCACCAGTGCTCTCTTT GGTAAAGCCCACAGCTTGAAGCCAAGTGTAAAGGAGAAGCTGGTGGGCAGCCCAGTTCGCTTTTCTGAAGATGTAAGCCAGCGAGTCTATCTCTACGAGGGACTCCTAG GAAGGGACAAAGGATCGATGTGGGACCAGTTAGAGGATGCTGCCATGGAGACCTTTTCTATAA GCAAAGAGCGTTCTACTTTATGGGACCAAATGCAGTTCTGGGAAGATGCGTTCTTAGATGCTGTGATGTTGGAGAGAGAAGGGATGGGTATGGACCAGGGTCCCCAGGAAATGATAGACAG GTACCTGTCCCTAGGAGAACATGACCGGAAGCGCCTAGAGGATGATGAGGATCGTTTGCTGGCCACGCTCCTGCACAACCTCATCTCCTACATGCTGCTGATGAAG GTAAATAAGAATGATATCCGGAAGAAGGTGAGGCGCCTGATGGGAAAGTCGCATATTGGGCTTGTGTACAGCCAGCAAATCAACGAAGTGCTTGACCAGCTGGCAAACCTG AACGGACGAGATCTCTCTATCCGGTCCAGTGGCAGCCGGCACATGAAGAAGCAGACATTTGTGGTACATGCGGGGACAGACACAAATGGAGATATCTTTTTCATGGAG GTGTGTGACGACTGCGTAGTGCTGCGTAGTAACATTGGGACCGTGTACGAGCGCTGGTGGTACGAGAAGCTCATCAACATGACCTACTGTCCCAAGACCAAGGTGCTATGCTTGTGGCGTAGAAACGGCTCTGAGACCCAGCTCAACAAATTCTATACTAAGAAG TGTCGGGAGCTGTACTACTGCGTGAAGGACAGCATGGAGCGTGCCGCCGCCCGACAGCAGAGCATCAAACCCG GGCCAGAGCTGGGCGGCGAGTTCCCTGTGCAGGACATGAAGACTGGCGAGGGTGGCTTGCTGCAGGTCACCCTAGAAGGGATCAACCTCAAGTTCATGCACAACCAG GTCTGGACTCACATGGCAGTAACTCAAACCTCGGAGCTCCAGAGGAGGGACTAG